In a genomic window of Helicobacter sp. MIT 21-1697:
- the bcp gene encoding thioredoxin-dependent thiol peroxidase has product MKLQKGDKAPQFVLKNADEIEISLQDLLIKRVVVYFYPKDNTPGCTIEAQDFSALLEKFEAQDTIIVGISPDSPKCHQNFIQKKSLKVLLLSDSDKSVAKAYGAYGTKMMYGKEVQGIIRSTFIIERDGTIKESFYNVRAKGHAQKVLESLK; this is encoded by the coding sequence ATGAAACTACAAAAAGGGGATAAAGCACCGCAATTTGTGCTTAAAAACGCTGATGAAATAGAAATTTCTTTACAAGATTTGCTCATAAAACGCGTGGTAGTATATTTTTATCCCAAAGATAATACACCCGGTTGCACGATTGAAGCACAAGATTTTAGTGCCCTATTAGAAAAATTTGAAGCACAAGATACCATCATAGTGGGCATAAGTCCTGATAGTCCAAAATGTCATCAAAATTTTATTCAAAAAAAATCGCTTAAAGTGTTGCTTTTAAGTGATAGTGATAAAAGTGTTGCAAAAGCTTATGGTGCGTATGGCACAAAAATGATGTATGGCAAAGAAGTGCAGGGTATTATTCGTAGCACCTTTATTATCGAACGCGATGGCACTATTAAAGAAAGTTTTTATAATGTTCGCGCAAAAGGACACGCCCAAAAAGTTCTTGAAAGCCTCAAATAG
- a CDS encoding tetraacyldisaccharide 4'-kinase, whose amino-acid sequence MRWIDAYFYQPNFTQKLVSFTLLPLSLLYGIGSFVRRKCARFYDFGIPIVSVGNLIAGGSGKTPFIIEVAKMYERAAIISRGYKRTSKGLVLVSEWGNIQVSQEEAGDEPYLIARELNNASVIVCKNRIQAIEKAKQMGAKVIFLDDGFRFNFAKLNIVLEPLLKPYFTLTLPSGIYRELPNALKEADLIVREGIDYTREVHIESPSERMLLLTAIANPSRLDAFLPSVVGKITLNDHAQFDKDALQKAMQEYNATSLLVTSKDEVKLLQSGLKLSVMRLELKIDSQVLKHIKGYIEKFK is encoded by the coding sequence ATGCGATGGATTGATGCGTATTTTTATCAGCCAAATTTCACCCAAAAGCTTGTAAGTTTCACGCTTTTGCCTTTATCATTACTTTATGGAATCGGCTCTTTTGTGCGGCGAAAATGTGCGAGATTCTATGATTTTGGTATTCCCATTGTGAGTGTAGGAAATCTCATTGCTGGTGGCAGTGGCAAAACACCTTTTATCATTGAGGTAGCGAAAATGTATGAACGCGCAGCAATCATATCAAGGGGGTATAAACGCACATCAAAAGGACTTGTTCTTGTGAGCGAATGGGGCAATATCCAAGTCTCACAAGAAGAAGCTGGAGATGAGCCTTATCTCATCGCGAGAGAGCTTAACAATGCAAGTGTGATTGTGTGCAAAAATAGAATCCAAGCCATAGAAAAAGCAAAGCAAATGGGTGCAAAAGTCATATTTTTAGATGATGGTTTTCGCTTTAACTTCGCCAAGCTTAATATTGTGCTTGAGCCTTTGCTTAAACCTTATTTTACTTTAACTTTGCCAAGTGGAATTTATCGTGAGCTACCAAATGCCCTTAAAGAAGCGGATTTGATTGTGCGCGAAGGAATAGACTATACGCGAGAGGTGCACATAGAATCTCCAAGCGAGCGTATGCTGCTACTCACAGCCATTGCCAACCCTTCAAGGCTTGATGCGTTTTTACCCTCTGTGGTAGGGAAAATCACACTGAATGATCACGCGCAATTTGATAAAGACGCTTTACAAAAGGCAATGCAAGAATATAATGCCACAAGCTTGCTCGTAACAAGCAAAGATGAAGTGAAGCTGCTTCAAAGCGGTTTAAAATTAAGTGTAATGAGGCTAGAGCTTAAAATAGATTCTCAAGTCCTTAAGCATATTAAGGGATATATAGAAAAATTTAAGTAA
- a CDS encoding NAD+ synthase produces the protein MEHFVNPCIHFIQKQLQERGFKKVVLGLSGGIDSAVVATLATLALGSENVRVLLMPSLSSNEEHFNDALNLAHSLELKSKIIQLAPFQQHFAKQEAMDFSGSGKDMENIDINQKIRMGNFCARIRMALLYDCANVDNALVLGTSNKSEILLGYGTIFGDLAYAINPIGGLYKTQIFALALALNVPQKIIAKKPSADLFANQSDEADLGYDYTHIDAFLRAFEKLGGIQATQHKEREHIKHKLKNAGFEHNMIESLSARVWNNAFKRTKPTILELEHEA, from the coding sequence ATGGAACATTTTGTGAATCCTTGCATACATTTTATTCAAAAACAACTTCAAGAAAGAGGTTTTAAGAAAGTAGTGTTGGGCTTAAGTGGCGGTATAGATTCTGCAGTAGTAGCTACTTTGGCTACTTTAGCCTTAGGGAGTGAAAATGTGCGTGTGCTTCTTATGCCCTCTCTTAGCTCTAACGAGGAGCATTTTAATGATGCTCTTAATCTTGCTCACAGCCTTGAGCTTAAAAGCAAAATTATTCAACTTGCTCCATTTCAACAACATTTTGCAAAGCAAGAGGCTATGGATTTCAGCGGAAGCGGAAAAGATATGGAAAATATTGATATAAATCAAAAAATACGTATGGGTAATTTTTGTGCAAGAATCCGTATGGCTTTGCTTTATGACTGCGCGAATGTGGATAATGCCCTTGTATTAGGGACAAGCAATAAAAGTGAGATTCTATTAGGCTATGGCACAATATTTGGAGATTTAGCTTATGCTATAAACCCTATTGGCGGACTTTATAAAACACAAATTTTTGCGCTTGCGCTTGCGCTTAATGTGCCTCAAAAGATTATTGCCAAAAAACCAAGCGCAGATTTATTTGCCAATCAAAGCGATGAAGCCGATTTAGGATATGATTATACACACATTGACGCATTTTTGAGGGCATTTGAAAAGCTAGGTGGTATTCAAGCTACGCAGCATAAAGAGCGAGAGCATATAAAACATAAACTCAAAAACGCAGGATTTGAACACAATATGATAGAATCTCTAAGTGCTCGTGTGTGGAACAATGCCTTTAAACGCACCAAGCCAACTATACTAGAATTAGAACACGAAGCTTAA
- the petA gene encoding ubiquinol-cytochrome c reductase iron-sulfur subunit, whose protein sequence is MQDTKRRDFLGMALGGVAAVGAVASLYAMKRSWDPLPSVVSAGFTTFDLSALQEGVLQTVEWRGKPVYILKKTAGSQKTQGRDFEVNGAVYTVGIQICTHLGCIPSFNRATQEFACACHGGRFDASGVNEAGTPPPRPMDIPPFKIDGTKMVLGEEGQEYKALLEAKKA, encoded by the coding sequence ATGCAAGACACAAAAAGACGCGATTTTCTAGGAATGGCTCTAGGTGGTGTTGCTGCTGTGGGTGCTGTGGCATCTCTATATGCAATGAAACGCTCTTGGGACCCATTACCTAGCGTTGTCTCGGCTGGTTTTACGACATTTGATTTGAGTGCTTTACAAGAAGGAGTGCTTCAAACAGTGGAATGGAGGGGCAAACCTGTATATATCCTCAAAAAAACTGCTGGCAGTCAAAAAACACAAGGACGAGATTTTGAAGTTAATGGTGCAGTATATACGGTGGGGATTCAAATCTGCACCCATTTGGGTTGTATTCCTAGTTTTAATCGGGCTACTCAAGAATTTGCTTGTGCGTGCCACGGAGGGCGTTTTGACGCTTCAGGTGTTAATGAAGCTGGCACTCCACCACCGCGTCCTATGGATATTCCACCTTTTAAAATTGATGGGACTAAAATGGTGTTGGGTGAAGAAGGGCAAGAATATAAAGCTTTGCTTGAAGCAAAAAAGGCATAA